The genome window ACCAGGGGGAAGCGGATCTGCTCCGACGGCACCAGGAAAGCGTGTTCCGGCGCCTGCGCCTGGCGAAACACCTGCACGTCGTGGCCCGCCAGCAAGCGCGCGAGGGACTGGGAGCGCTCGGGATCGCGTGGCGTGGAGAACACCCAACCGCCGCCGGCGGCCTTGCCGGCGGCCAGGGCGTCGCGCCGGGCCGTGCGTTGGTGCGCAGCCAGGGCCTCGCGCTGCGCCTGCGCGCCGGCGAGCAGCGACAGCGACGTGGCGAATTGGTTGCGGATCGCCTGGTTCAGGGTGACCTTGCCGTTCGCCGAGCGCTGCGCCAAGCCGCGGGGGCTCGCCTGCTCGAAGAGGATGCCGATGCTCCCCTGCAGGTCCGGGTAGGTCGAGCCCTTGCCGTAGTAGAAGTCGTCGAAGGACTCCTCGGTGAAGTACGGTTGCGCGAAGGCATCCAGCGCCTTGGCGTGGAACTTGGCGATCTCTGCGGTTAGCTCGAAGGCACGGGCCGGCGTGCGCGGGTTGTTGCGAGAGGGGATGCCCGGCTGAAAGAAGTACGTGGCCGACGTTCCCATCTCGTGGTAATCGCCCACCACGTGGGGCAACCAGCGCTGGTACCACTCGATGCGCGAGCGCGACTCGGGGTGCTGCAGCAGGAGCCAGTCGCGGTTGAGGTCGAACCAGTAGTGGTTAGTCCGCCCGTTAGGCCACGCTTCGCGGTGCTCGCGGTGGTTGGGGTCCGTGGCCTCCACCTGACTTCGATGCGCGTTGACCCAGCTCGTGAAGCGTTGCATCCCGTCCGGGTTGATGGACGGCTCGATGATCACCACGGTGTTGGTCAGATCCACCTCCAACGCGTCGAGGGGTGCCGCCGCCAGGTGGTAAACCGTGTAGGTGGAGGCGTGGGCGCCGCTGGTCTCATTGCCGTGCACGGAGTAGCCGAGCCACGTCACCAGGGGCCCTGGCGCATCGCCGTTTCCATCGGCGTAGGCCACGTGGGCGATGCGCAGGGCTTCGAGGCGGGCCAGATTCTCCGGCGTGGAGATGATCGCCAGCACCTGCCGACGCATCTCGTGGGTGCGGCCGATATCGACTAGTTGCACGCGATCGCTAGCCGCGGCGACCGCCTCGAAGTAGCGCAGGAGTTCGTCGTGGCTGATGTGCCGTTCGCCGACCTCAAAGCCGAACACGGCCTTGCCGGTGGGTACGGCCGGATCGTAGGTCACCGAATCCGGCAGCGGATTCGCGTGTACCGGGGAGGCCGTGCACGCGAGCACGAACAGCGCCGAACACAAGCTCGGCAGGGAAAATCGAGTAGTCACCGCGGGCTCCTCAAGCTTCGGGGCCCGTGCGCTGGCCCCAGGACCCGCAGAGCCTAACGCGATCTGCGCAGAGGGCGTCGGCCGAGGCGACCGATCAATGGGTCGCGGCAGGTGCAGGCCTTTAGGCGAAGGCCTCGAGGGCCTTGGCTCGAGACTTCAGCAACTTCATCACGTCCCGCCAGCTGACGATCCCCTCCGGCTCGCGATCGCCGTTTACCACCGGCAGGCAGGAGATGCGATTGTTGAGGAACTTGTCCACCACGGTGCGCAGGGGCGCGTTCGCGCTCACCGTGATCAGCTTGCGGGTCATGATCTGGTGCACTCGCGGCTCGAGGGTGGCTGCGTCGGCGGCGGTGGCCGCCTCCATGCCCAAGGTCGGGCTGATCGCCTTGAAATAGTCCCGATCGGAAAGGACGCCTACCAGCTTGCGCTCTTCCACCACCAGCAGGTGGCGAAACCGCACGTTGGCGAAGATCTCGCGCACCACCTCCAGGCGATCGTAGGGGTCTACGCTCACCACCCGGGCGGTCATCATATCGGCTACCTGCATCGCACCCGCTCCAGCACACTGGGCCAAGATTGCTGCCAGTGTAGGAGCACGCTCAGCGGCGCTGGATGCGCCGCGTCGCAGTTTCTTCGCAGGTGCGCGCCCAGGGGCGCCGACTGGGTCACGCCTACCCGGTCATGGCCTCCAGTTCTCGCCCGCGGGTCTCTCGCACCAGCAGCACGACGAACACGGCGGAAACCGCCGCGGACAGGCAGTAGAAGCCGTAGGCACCGACCAGGCCGATCGTCGTCAGCATCACGGGAAAGGTCATGCTGATCGCGAAGTTGGTGCCCCACTGCACGAAGCCGCTCACGGCCAGGGCCGAACCGCGAATCTGATTCGGGAACATCTCCCCGAGCATCACCCACATCACCGGGCCCCAACTCATGTTGAAGATGAACACGTAGGCATTGGCCGAGAGCAGCGCCAACAGTCCCATCTGGTCACTCAACACGAGTTCGTCGTTGGCATCCAAGGTGGCCGACGCAAAGGCGATCGCGACGCCAGCGAGGGTGATGGCCATACCGATAGATCCGCCTAAGAGCAGCGGCTTGCGCCCGATGCGATCGATCACGGCGATCGTCAGCAAACAGGCGACGATACTCACCGAGCCGGAGATGATGTTGCTGAGCAGAGCCTCGCTCTCAGAAAAACCGACAGCCTGCCAAAGGACGGCACCGTAGTAGAACACCACATTGATGCCGACCAGCTGTTGGAATGCCGCCAACCCGATGCCCGCCCACACGAGCTTGCGCACGCGACGAGTGGCTGGATCGATAAGGTCCGCGATCCTGGGGGCATGGTGATCTTGGGCGAGCGACTCGGCGATCTCCTCGACCTTCTTGCTCGCCTCCCGGGATCCGAACAATTTCGATAACACACGGCGAGCCTGGTCACGGTCGCCTCTCAGCACAAGATATCGTGGGCTCTCAGGGATTAGCAGCAGGGCTAGCAGGAAGACGGTGGCAGGCAATATTTCGGCCCAGAACATCCACTGCCAAGCGCGGAAACCCAACCACAGCTCAGCGGTGGAGGCGCCGGCGAAACGCGCGAGGGCGTAGTTACTCAAAAACGCCGCGGTGAGCCCGATGATGATCATGATCTGTTGAAGGCTGATCAGGCCACCCCGAATACGCGCCGGCGCCACCTCGGAGATGTAGGCCGGCGCGAGCACACTCGCCGCGCCGACGGCCAGCCCGCCGAAGATGCGGTAAAGGATGAACACGAGGGAAGAACCGGCTGCCCCCGATCCCCACGCACTCACGATGAAGCACACGGCGGTCATCAGCAGGATGGAACGCCGGCCGAAGCGATCGGCCAAACGACCCGCTGCGAAGGCACCGACCGCGCAGCCGAGCAGCATGGACGAGACGTTAAAACCGGTGCCGATGTCTTTCGACGCGAAGGCCTCGCGCAGGCCATCGACCGTGCCGTTGATCACGCCACTGTCGAAGCCGAAGAGAAATCCGCCGATGGTGGCCACCAGACAGATCAGGGCGATGTACCCGGGCTGGGCCTCGCGGCTCGCGTCGCCGGCGGGCATCGATGATTCAGTGGCGGCCACAGCGTTCTCCCAAGGGGCTCAGGTCAGGCCGCCTATGTCGCATGATTTACATCTCAATGCAAATTTTGATCGAGGGAATCGCACTGCAGAACAAGGAAAACTCGACATCACTGACCCAGTAAGCGAACATTCATTGAAAATTCTTGCAAGACTCTGGCGAGCACTGACGCATGCGCAAACCCACCCTCGGCTTCTGGCAGATCTGGAACATCTCCTTCGGCTTCTTCGGGATCCAGATCGGGTTCGCGCTGCAGAACGCCAACGTCAGCAGGATCTTCCAAACCCTGGGCGCCTCGATCGAGACCTTACCGATCCTGTGGCTCGCCGGCCCCCTCACGGGCCTGCTGGTGCAGCCCATTATCGGCCATTTCAGCGACCGCACCTGGACACGCCTCGGCCGCCGCCGCCCCTACTTCCTGGCCGGCGCCATCCTCACCACACTCGCCCTGCTCATCATGCCGCTCTCGCCCTACCTGTGGGTGGCGGCGGCCACCCTGTGGATCCTCGACGCCTCGCTCAACGTCGCCACGGAGCCCTTCCGCGCCTTCGTCGGCGACATGCTACCGAGCGAGCAGCGCACGCGTGGGTTCGCGATGCAGGCCTGGTTCATTGGCGTCGGCGCCACGCTGGCCTCGGCCGCGCCCTGGCTGCTGACCAATCTGCTCGGCGTGAGTAGTGAGGCGCCGGAGGGCGTGGTGCCCGCCTCGGTGCGCCTGTCCTTTTTCATCGGCGCAGCCTTCCTCTTCGCGTCCATCATGTGGACCGTGGTGAGCACCCGAGAGTACTCGCCGCAGGAGCTGGCCAAGTTCCGCGAACCGCCAAGTCAGTTTCAATCCGACGAGGACGTGTTCGACCAACCGCACCCGTGGACGTGGTTCGTCAAAGCGGGGATCGCCTTCGCCGTCGCCGGCACAGCCATCACCGCGCTGGTCGCAAGCTTCGAAGCCGATCGCCAGCTGCTGCTGATAGGGATCGCCGTCGCCGCCACGGGCGCTGGCTTTCTCATCAACGCCCAGCTTCGCCGCGCGGGCCGCGACGACAACTTCTTCAGCCATATCCTGAACGACCTGACCACCATGCCTCGGGTAATGCGCCAGCTCGCCCTGGTGCAGACCTTCACCTGGGGCGCCCTGATCACCATGTGGGTGTACACGACGCCCGCGATCACGGCACACCACTTCGGCGCCGCCGATGCGACGGCGCCCGGCTACAACGAAGGGGCAGATCTCGTCGGCCTGCTCTTCGCCACCTACAACGCCGTGGCCGCGCTCTACTCCCTGGTGCTACCGACGATCGCCAACCGCATCGGCCAGCGCGCAGCCCACGCGATCAGCCTCTGTGCGGGCGGCGCCGGCCTCATCTCCTACCTGCTGATCAGCGATCCGGCGTGGCTGTTCCTCTCCATGGTCGGCATCGGCATCGCCTGGTCCTCGATTCTCACGATGCCCTACGCCATCCTCTCCGACGCCCTGCCGGCGCGTAAGATGGGCGTGTACATGGGCATCTTCAATTTCTTCATCGTGCTGCCACAGATCGCCGTGGCCGGCCTGATGGGACCGATCCTGCGCGACTTCCTCGATGGGCGTGCCGTGCTTGCGATCGTGGTGGGCGGTGTCTCCCTGCTCCTCGCGGCCATCGCCACCATGTTCGTGCGAGCAACTTCCAAGACGACTAATGAGATCAACGTACAGACAGCATGAGCGGCAAAGCCACCGATAAGAATGTGACCGCCAACGACGGCGGCAGTAGCAGCAGCGCCTCCACGCCCTCGGGCACCGTGACTCGCCTGGAAGACCTGGCGCAGCTCGCTGGCGTCTCCATCGCGACCGTATCGCGGGCGCTGAACGACAGCCCCGCGGTCAACGAGAACACCAAGCGACGCATCTGGACCCTGGCGCGCAACCACAACTACCACTTCCGCCCGCACATGCCGGCGGTGCCGAGCGGCGCCGTGGCCACGATCGCAGTGGTCATCCCGCCGCCCCAGGGGCGAGAGGTGGGCCTCTACGATCCGTTCTACCTGGAGCTGATCGGCGGTATAGGCGACGCCGCGCGCGAGTCGGGCTGCGACCTATTGCTCTCGCAAGCCTCGCCCCGCAACTACGACGAGCTCGCCGCGCTAATGGCGAGCAATCGTGCGGACGGCATCATCTTCCTCGGCCAGAGCTCGATGCACGAGCACCTGAACCGCCTCGCCACCCACGAGCACCGCTTCGTGGTGTGGGGCGCGGAGCTGCCGGGCCAACGCTACGGCTCTGTCGGCAGCGACAACCTGCGCGGCGGCCGGCGCGCGGCGGCGCACCTGCTGCGCCTCGGCCGTAAGCGCCTCGCATTCTGCGGGGATGTGGAAGCACCGGAGATCTCCCAGCGCTACCGCGGCTATCGCGAGGCCCTGGAGGAGGCTGACCTGCCCTTCGATCAGGCATTGGTGTCTCCCACGCACTTCGAGATCGAGTCCGCCGAGAGCGCCGTCGATCGCATGCTGGCGCGGGAGGTCGACTTCGATGCCATCGTCGCGGCCAGCGATCAGATCGCCGTCGGTGCCGCACGGGCCATCCAGCGCGCCGGCCTGCGGGTTCCCGACGACGTCTCCGTGGTGGGCTACGACGATCTCTACCTCGCGCGCTTCGCGAGCCCCGCCCTGACCACCGTGCGCCAGGACACGCGCAAGGCCGGTCGGCTGCTGGTCTCGAAGCTACGCGACGCCCCGGACGCCGTCACCGTGCGCTCGGAGCGACTGCCGACGGACCTCATCGTGCGCGAGAGCTGCGGCGCCTAATCGACTTGCTTAGCGAAGATGCCGCTCACGGGCGGCAGAAACGCCGGTAGGGCAGCGCCCTCTTCGACGCGCTGACCCGCGCCCTCCTTGGCCGAGACGGCCACCTCCACCGACCAGCCCGCCGGCGCAATCGGCAACTCGTAGGCAGTCGTCGGATCGAGATTGAACAGGCACAGCACGCGCTCCCCCTCACACTCGCGGATGAACGCGAGCAGGGCGCCGTCCGCCACCGTATCGATGAAGTGCGTGCTGCCCCGACGCAGGGCGGCAGAGTCGCCCCTCACACGCAGGAGGCGGCGGGTGAAATTGAGGGTGCTGTCCGCGCCGGGCCGATCCTGACGGTCGATGGCCAGGGCGACGTGACGCGGATCGATGGGCAGCCATGGCGCACCATCCGTAAAACCCGCGTGGGCCGCTTCGGCCTGCCAGGGCATCGGCGTGCGGGCGCTGTCGCGCCCCAGGGTGGCCGGCCAGTTGGCGATGGCCTCCGGGTCCTGCAGGTACTCGAAGGGCACGTTCGCTGTCGGCAGGCCAAGCTCTTCGCCCTGGTACAGGAAGACGTTACCGCGCTGGGCGCACAGCAGGAGCAGCATGAGTTCGGCGTAGCGCACGGTGTCGACGGCAGGATCGAGGGGACACCAGCGACTGATCGCCCGCGGCGCGTCGTGGTTGGAGAAGGCCCAGGACGGCCAGCCTTCGCCCGCCTCACCGGGCCAAGCAGCGGCGGTGTCGCGCACCAGGGCCGGCGAGATCGCCTCGGCGTAGAGAAAATCGAATCCGTAGGCGGAGTGCAGGCGCCGCCCATGGGCGGTGAAGGCCTTCATCTCGCCCAGAGGCTCTGGCCCGCCCACTTCGGCCACGCTGAAGGCGCCGTTGTAGTCGTCGAGCACGCCCCGGATACGCTCCAGAAACTTCACGATGTCCGGATGCGACTGGTTGCGCAGGTGCTGCTGGAAATCGTGGGGGCGACGGGCGAGCGCGCGGCGCGCCGCATCCACCGGCGGATTGTCGCGCAGCTGCGGGTCGTGCATGGAGAAGTTCAGGGCATCGAGGCGGAAGCCGTCGACACCGCGCTCCAACCAGAAGCGCGCCACGTCCAGCACCGCATCCTGCACCCGCGGGTTGTGCAGGTTGAGGTCGGGTTGGCTCGCGAGGAAGTTGTGCAGGTAGTACTGCCCCCGGCGACTGTCCCAGGTCCAGGCGCTGCCGCCGAACACGGACTGCCAGTTGCTCGGCGGCGTGCCGTCCTCCTTGGGATCGGCCCAGACGTACCAATCGGCCCGCGGGTTGTCGCGGTTGCTGCGGCTCTGGGTGAACCACGCGTGCACGTCCGAGGTGTGTGAGTACACCTGATCGATGATGACCTTCAGCCCGCAGGCGTGGGCCTTGGCCACCAGCTCGTCGAAGTCCTCGAGGGTGCCGAACACCGGGTCGACGCCGCGGTAGTCGGCCACGTCGTAACCGAAATCGCGCATCGGGGAGGTGAAGAACGGCGATAGCCAAATGCCGTCGACACCGAGCGATGCGATGTAGTCGATGCCGTCGATGCAGCCGCGCAGATCGCCCACGCCATCGCCGTTGGCGTCGCGAAAGCTACGCGGGTAGACCTGGTAGATGACGGCGCCGCGCCACCACGGCTCGCGCTGCGCTTCACTCATCGCGACGCGCCCGTGGCCGCCGCGGACGCACAAATCGTATACGCGAAGGGCGCGAGGCGAAGGGACAGGCTCGCCGTGGCGTCCACCGCGTGCGGGCACACCCCGTGCACCGACCGCCACTCGCGCGACTCGGGGCCCACTACCACCCGCACCTCCCGCGACTCATCGCGCGTGTTCACCGCCACCAGGTATTCCTCCCCGGCATGGCGACGGGAGAGGGCCACCACACCGCCGTCGAGTTCGGTGAGGCGCAGCACCTGCTGCCCCCGGCGCAGGGCCCCGTGGGCGTGGTACAGGCGCGCCATGTGGGCGAGTTCGCGGTAGAGGGGGTGCTGGGGATCGAAGTTGTCATCGGCCGTCGTGCGCTCGGTGCCGAGCAGGTCGTTGTCGTTGTAGATGTCCACCCGGCTCGGGAACATGTCCTCGCGGGCGTCCTGGTCGTTGCCGTCGCTCACGAAGCCCTGCTCGTCGCCATAGTAGATCACCGGCACGCCACGGGCGAAGAACATGAGCGCATTCGCCGCTACCAGGCGCCCGACGAGTTCGCCCTCACCCGCCTCGGGAAGGCCCTGGCGCAGGAAGCCGGCGAAGCGCCCCATGTCGTGATTGCCGAGGAAGGTCGGTAGCTGGGCGGCGGTCTGCGCCCCGTCGCGGTACAGGGCGTCGGCGGCGAACAGGCGCGTGAGGCGATGGGTTGCCTGGCCGTCCACCAGCACGTCCTGCACGGCGCGCTGGAAGGCGAAGTCCAGCACCGTGGGAAAGCCCCCGCTGCGGGTGAAGCGCGCCAGGGTTGCCGGGTCCGGGTCGTACACCTCGCCGAAGATATAGAAGTCATCGATGCCGAGGGTGGCGGCGTGGGCGCGCATGGCGGGGTTGAAGGCCTGCCAGAAGGCGTCGTCCACGTGGCGCGCGGTGTCGATGCGGAACCCGTCCAGGCGCAGATCGCTGATCCACCGCTGGTAGACCTCGATGAAGCCGCGCACCACACGCGGATGTTCGGTCATCAGATCGTCCAGGCCGGCGAAATCGCCGTAGCGGGAGTTTTCGCCCTTGAAGGTGGTCTCGCCGCGGTTGTGGTAGTAGCGCAGGTCGTTCAACCACGCGGGGCGCTTCACTCCGCGCTGGTCCGCCGGCACGTAGGGCGTGTAGGCGTAGTCCGGGCGGGTGAGGCGCGCCCAGTGCTCGTCGCTCGCCCACTCGGGGCCATCGGCCATGAAGCCCTCGTTGATGGGCGCACCGTGGGCGTCGCCGCGGGTGGTGTAGGGGTAGTCGGCCAGGGCGCGATAGGCGCAGTGCCCCGTCGCGATCCGGTCGGCGCCGCGGTAGTCGGGATCGTGGCACTCGCGGTAGGCGATCACGTCTGCCGTGTGGTTGGTGATGATGTCGGCGTAGACCTTCATCTCGCGCGCGTGGGCAGCGTCCACCAGCTCGCGCAGGGCCTCACGCGAGCCGAAGTGAGGATCGACGTCGGTGAAGTCCGTGATCCAGTAGCCGTGGTAGCCGGCGGACTCCTGCCCCGGCGCCCCCTGCACGGGCCGGTTGCGATAGACGGGGGCGAGCCAGATGGCGGTGACGCCGAGGCCGGCCAGGTAGTCGAGGCGTCGGGTGACTCCGGCCAGATCCCCGCCGTGGTAGAAGCCCTTGTGCGCGGGATCGTAGCCGTGGCGCAGGGCGTCGCCGCTGAGCCCGCCCTGGTTGTTGCGCGCGTCCGCGTCATCGAAGCGGTCGGGGAGGAGGAAGTAGATCACCTCGTCTTGCGGCAGGCGCTCGGCGAGAGGGCTCGCCCCATGCCCCCCCCTCGTGCCCATCGCCCATCGCCACGGCCGACGCGACCGTGAGCACCACACCGAGCAGGGGCAGCGCACGGCGCCCACGAGTTGCCCCACCAGCGCCGACCTGAGATGCCGTCAAGCTCGCCGCCCCTAGTCTTTTCATCAATTTGCAACCTTCGGCGAATCTCTGAGGAAGCTGGCCCCGCTAGACGGCACCAGCAACGAAATACCTTCTAAAACAGCATTATCACCGATTCTGCTGCGTCATATCTTGCTGCACCGCAAGCAGAGCGCCAGAACGTAGTGAGCGTCGATACCGTCAAGTTTGCAATCCATCTGTAAACACTGCAATGATTTTCGGGAGCGCCAAGACCGGGTAATGACCGCCAGCTACGGGAAAGACCTGGCTGCGCCGCCCGCCCACCTTCGATCCTCGCCAAGGGAGCTTCCCGATGCTGCCTCGCTTCGCCCTCGCCCGGTTGTCCCTGCTACTACTGCTGCTGCCAGGCTCGCCCGCACTCCGAGCGCAGGCGGACTCGGCAACACCGTCTGCCCCGGCGGACCACGCTGTGGTCACCTCGCCCGACGGCCAGATCGTCGTGACGCTCGAGGCCACCGACGGCAAACCCGCCTACACGGTGCACTACCGGGGTGGCGAGCTGCTGGCGCGCTCTCGTCTCGGTCTGCGCTTCGCCGAGGCCCCCGGCCTGGACGAGGGCTTTGCCCTCGGCGAGATCACCCGACACGCCGAGCAGGGCGAGTGGGAGCAACCCTGGGGCGAGCGTCGCCTGGTGCCCTACGCGTTCGCCGAAATCACAGCACGCTTCGTGAGCGAGGCCGACGCGCAGCGACACTTCGCCGTGCGCGTGCGCGCCTACGACGACGGCATCGGCCTACGCTATCTCGTCGGACCCGAGGCGGTGGGGCCTTCCGCACAGATCGTCGATGAGCTCACGGAGTTCCGCGTACCCGGCGATGCCACCGCCTGGTGGATCGAGGCTGGCCTGCCCAACCGCCAGGAATACCTCTACCGCACCACCCCCGTGAGCGAAGTGTCCCGCGCCCACACCCCCATCACCATGCGCACCGTCGATGGGGTTCACCTCTCCATCCACGAGGCGGCGCTGATCGACTACGCGGGGATGTACCTGAAGCAGGTGCGCGAGGGTCAGTTCGAAGCCGAGCTCTTCCCCTGGCACGACGGCATCAAGGTGCGCGCGAACACGCCCTTCGTGAGCCCCTGGCGCACGATTCAGATCGCGCCGGACGCGCCCAGCCTCATCGACTCCAGCCTGATCCTCAACCTCAACGAACCTAACAAGCTCGGTGATGTCAGCGACTGGGTGAAGCCCGGCAAGTACATCGGCATCTGGTGGGCGATGCACATCCGTGACCGCACCTGGGGTCGCGACGGCATCCACGGCGCCACCACCCAAGAGGCGATGCGCTACATCGACTTCGCCGCCGAACACGGCTTCGACGGCGTGCTCATCGAGGGCTGGAACCTCGGCTGGGACGGCGATTGGTACCACAACGGCGATGTCTTCAGCTTCACCGAGCCCTACCCGGACTTCGACATCGAAGCGGTCACCCGCTACGGCCACGAGCGCGGCGTGAGGCTGATCGGCCACCACGAGACCTCGGGCAACGTGAGCAACTACGAAGCGCAGCTCGAGGCCGCCTTCGAGCTCTACGAGAAGCTGGGCGTGGCCCAGGTGAAGACCGGCTACGTGGCCGATGCGGGCGACATCAAACGCATCGATGCGCGAGGCGTGCCCCGCTACGAGTGGCACAACGGCCAGTTCATGTCCCGCCACCACATCCGCGTGTTGGAGAGTGCGGCACGGCACCGCATCGCCATCAACTCCCACGAGCCGATCCGCGACACGGGTCTGCGCCGCACCTATCCGAATTGGTTGGCCCGCGAGGGCGCGCGAGGGCAGGAGTACAACGCCTGGGGCCTGCCGCCCAACCCGCCGGAACACACGGCGATCCTGCCCTGGACGCGCATGCTGTCCGGCCCCATGGACTTCACCCCTGGCATCTTCGAGCTGCGCCCGAACGATCTCCCGCCGGTCGACCCGTCGATGCCGCGTCCGGATCCGCGCAGCCGCATCGAAACCACCCTGGCGAAACAACTCGCCCTCTACGTCGTGCTGTACAGCCCGATCCAGATGGCCGCCGATCTGCCGCAGCACTACGAGGCTCGGCCGGACGCCTTCCAGTTCATCAAGGACGTGCCCACGGACTGGGAGCAGAGCATCACCCTCGCAGGCGCCGTGGGGGACTACATCGCCACCGCCCGCCGCGAGCGCGGCGGCAAGGACTGGTTCATCGGTGCGCTCACCGACGAGCATGCCCGCACCCTCAGCCTGAGCCTGGACTTCCTCGAGGACGGCGCCCGCTACACCGCGCAGATCTACCGCGACGGCACGGACGCGCACTGGGAGCACAAC of Pseudomonadota bacterium contains these proteins:
- a CDS encoding LacI family DNA-binding transcriptional regulator; protein product: MSGKATDKNVTANDGGSSSSASTPSGTVTRLEDLAQLAGVSIATVSRALNDSPAVNENTKRRIWTLARNHNYHFRPHMPAVPSGAVATIAVVIPPPQGREVGLYDPFYLELIGGIGDAARESGCDLLLSQASPRNYDELAALMASNRADGIIFLGQSSMHEHLNRLATHEHRFVVWGAELPGQRYGSVGSDNLRGGRRAAAHLLRLGRKRLAFCGDVEAPEISQRYRGYREALEEADLPFDQALVSPTHFEIESAESAVDRMLAREVDFDAIVAASDQIAVGAARAIQRAGLRVPDDVSVVGYDDLYLARFASPALTTVRQDTRKAGRLLVSKLRDAPDAVTVRSERLPTDLIVRESCGA
- a CDS encoding M14 family zinc carboxypeptidase, translating into MTTRFSLPSLCSALFVLACTASPVHANPLPDSVTYDPAVPTGKAVFGFEVGERHISHDELLRYFEAVAAASDRVQLVDIGRTHEMRRQVLAIISTPENLARLEALRIAHVAYADGNGDAPGPLVTWLGYSVHGNETSGAHASTYTVYHLAAAPLDALEVDLTNTVVIIEPSINPDGMQRFTSWVNAHRSQVEATDPNHREHREAWPNGRTNHYWFDLNRDWLLLQHPESRSRIEWYQRWLPHVVGDYHEMGTSATYFFQPGIPSRNNPRTPARAFELTAEIAKFHAKALDAFAQPYFTEESFDDFYYGKGSTYPDLQGSIGILFEQASPRGLAQRSANGKVTLNQAIRNQFATSLSLLAGAQAQREALAAHQRTARRDALAAGKAAGGGWVFSTPRDPERSQSLARLLAGHDVQVFRQAQAPEHAFLVPSEQIRFPLV
- a CDS encoding alpha-glucosidase, whose protein sequence is MSEAQREPWWRGAVIYQVYPRSFRDANGDGVGDLRGCIDGIDYIASLGVDGIWLSPFFTSPMRDFGYDVADYRGVDPVFGTLEDFDELVAKAHACGLKVIIDQVYSHTSDVHAWFTQSRSNRDNPRADWYVWADPKEDGTPPSNWQSVFGGSAWTWDSRRGQYYLHNFLASQPDLNLHNPRVQDAVLDVARFWLERGVDGFRLDALNFSMHDPQLRDNPPVDAARRALARRPHDFQQHLRNQSHPDIVKFLERIRGVLDDYNGAFSVAEVGGPEPLGEMKAFTAHGRRLHSAYGFDFLYAEAISPALVRDTAAAWPGEAGEGWPSWAFSNHDAPRAISRWCPLDPAVDTVRYAELMLLLLCAQRGNVFLYQGEELGLPTANVPFEYLQDPEAIANWPATLGRDSARTPMPWQAEAAHAGFTDGAPWLPIDPRHVALAIDRQDRPGADSTLNFTRRLLRVRGDSAALRRGSTHFIDTVADGALLAFIRECEGERVLCLFNLDPTTAYELPIAPAGWSVEVAVSAKEGAGQRVEEGAALPAFLPPVSGIFAKQVD
- a CDS encoding CBS domain-containing protein; the encoded protein is MQVADMMTARVVSVDPYDRLEVVREIFANVRFRHLLVVEERKLVGVLSDRDYFKAISPTLGMEAATAADAATLEPRVHQIMTRKLITVSANAPLRTVVDKFLNNRISCLPVVNGDREPEGIVSWRDVMKLLKSRAKALEAFA
- a CDS encoding sugar porter family MFS transporter, which translates into the protein MPAGDASREAQPGYIALICLVATIGGFLFGFDSGVINGTVDGLREAFASKDIGTGFNVSSMLLGCAVGAFAAGRLADRFGRRSILLMTAVCFIVSAWGSGAAGSSLVFILYRIFGGLAVGAASVLAPAYISEVAPARIRGGLISLQQIMIIIGLTAAFLSNYALARFAGASTAELWLGFRAWQWMFWAEILPATVFLLALLLIPESPRYLVLRGDRDQARRVLSKLFGSREASKKVEEIAESLAQDHHAPRIADLIDPATRRVRKLVWAGIGLAAFQQLVGINVVFYYGAVLWQAVGFSESEALLSNIISGSVSIVACLLTIAVIDRIGRKPLLLGGSIGMAITLAGVAIAFASATLDANDELVLSDQMGLLALLSANAYVFIFNMSWGPVMWVMLGEMFPNQIRGSALAVSGFVQWGTNFAISMTFPVMLTTIGLVGAYGFYCLSAAVSAVFVVLLVRETRGRELEAMTG
- a CDS encoding alpha-amylase family glycosyl hydrolase, encoding MGTRGGHGASPLAERLPQDEVIYFLLPDRFDDADARNNQGGLSGDALRHGYDPAHKGFYHGGDLAGVTRRLDYLAGLGVTAIWLAPVYRNRPVQGAPGQESAGYHGYWITDFTDVDPHFGSREALRELVDAAHAREMKVYADIITNHTADVIAYRECHDPDYRGADRIATGHCAYRALADYPYTTRGDAHGAPINEGFMADGPEWASDEHWARLTRPDYAYTPYVPADQRGVKRPAWLNDLRYYHNRGETTFKGENSRYGDFAGLDDLMTEHPRVVRGFIEVYQRWISDLRLDGFRIDTARHVDDAFWQAFNPAMRAHAATLGIDDFYIFGEVYDPDPATLARFTRSGGFPTVLDFAFQRAVQDVLVDGQATHRLTRLFAADALYRDGAQTAAQLPTFLGNHDMGRFAGFLRQGLPEAGEGELVGRLVAANALMFFARGVPVIYYGDEQGFVSDGNDQDAREDMFPSRVDIYNDNDLLGTERTTADDNFDPQHPLYRELAHMARLYHAHGALRRGQQVLRLTELDGGVVALSRRHAGEEYLVAVNTRDESREVRVVVGPESREWRSVHGVCPHAVDATASLSLRLAPFAYTICASAAATGASR
- a CDS encoding MFS transporter; protein product: MRKPTLGFWQIWNISFGFFGIQIGFALQNANVSRIFQTLGASIETLPILWLAGPLTGLLVQPIIGHFSDRTWTRLGRRRPYFLAGAILTTLALLIMPLSPYLWVAAATLWILDASLNVATEPFRAFVGDMLPSEQRTRGFAMQAWFIGVGATLASAAPWLLTNLLGVSSEAPEGVVPASVRLSFFIGAAFLFASIMWTVVSTREYSPQELAKFREPPSQFQSDEDVFDQPHPWTWFVKAGIAFAVAGTAITALVASFEADRQLLLIGIAVAATGAGFLINAQLRRAGRDDNFFSHILNDLTTMPRVMRQLALVQTFTWGALITMWVYTTPAITAHHFGAADATAPGYNEGADLVGLLFATYNAVAALYSLVLPTIANRIGQRAAHAISLCAGGAGLISYLLISDPAWLFLSMVGIGIAWSSILTMPYAILSDALPARKMGVYMGIFNFFIVLPQIAVAGLMGPILRDFLDGRAVLAIVVGGVSLLLAAIATMFVRATSKTTNEINVQTA